AATGTAATATCCGTTATCTAAATCTCCTCCCAATTTGTTCTCTGCGCCACCAATTAACAACTCTGCTCCTTCTTCTTTTCCTAGATTGATATAGGTCATGATTTTGTCTCGCTGTACTTTCGATGCCTGTGCCCCCATCATCACCGTTGGGTCTAATGGATTTCCAGTTTTTACCGCTGCAACTCGCTCTATCACTTTGGCAATAAACTTATCGTAAATGTCTTCGTGTACCAACAAACGCGACGGACAAGTACATACTTCTCCTTGATTCAAGCAATATAAAACAGCGCCTTCAACAGCTTTGTCTAAAAATTCATCATCGGCATCCATTACGGAAGGGAAGAAAATGTTCGGCGATTTTCCTCCTAACTCTAAAGTTACTGGAACTATATTTTCGGTAGCATATTGCATTACCATTCTTCCTGTGGCAGTTGAACCTGTAAAGGCGGCTTTGGCTACTTTTGGATTGGTAACTAAAGCTCTTCCTAGTTCAGCTCCAAAACCGTTTACTACATTCAATACTCCTACTGGCACTATGTGACCAATCAACTCCATTAAAACCATGATCGAGATTGGAGTGTTTTCTGCTGGTTTCAACACTACACAGTTTCCTGCAGCAAGGGCTGGAGCTAATTTCCAAACGGCCATCAATATTGGGAAGTTCCATGGAATGATTTGCGCGATTACACCAATTGGTTCATGAACAATTAAAGAAACCGTAGTTTCATCTAACTCGCTTACCGAACCTTCTTCAGCTCTAATAACTCCAGCGAAATATCTAAAGTGGTCTATCGCTAATGGCAAATCTGCTGCCAAGGTTTCTCTAACTGCTTTCCCGTTGTCGATGGTTTCTACTGCCGCTAAATACGCTAAGTTGTCTTCCATCACTTGGGCGATTTTAATCAACAAATTGCTTCTGTCGGTAACCGAAACTTTGCTCCACGTTTTGAAAGCTTCATAGGCTGTATCAACAGCTAAAGTTAAATCTTCTTTGTTAGAATGGGCGGCTTGGGTAAACACTTTTCCGTCTACTGGCGACACTACATCAAAGTATTGTCCTGAGGCTGGTGGCACAAATTTTCCACCAATGTAATTATCATACTTATCTTTAAATGTAGGTCTTTGAACTAAATTACTCATAATTGTATTTTTTTGATTTATCCAAATGTACCTGCTATATCTATTGGAGAATAGCACAATTCAAGCATTTTATAGCACAATTTTGTTGATATGCTAATTTTAACACTTCATAATTACCAATCCTTAAAAAATACTTTTAAATAATCAGTAATATGACAATCGGTTGCCTGCTAATGGTAAGCGTTTTTGACTGAAAATATATTTTAATCTAAAAACTACAATCCCTATATTTGCAGCCTTAAAGTACACTACATGAGAATTTCATACAATTGGTTAAAACAATTCATTAAAATAGATTTAAAATCAGAGGAAACCTCAGCTATTCTTACCGATTTAGGGTTGGAAGTAGAAGTGGTAGAAAAATACCAATCGGTTCGTGGAGGACTCGAAGGTGTGGTGGTAGGTCATGTGCTGACTTGTGAAAAACACCCTGATGCCGATCGATTGAAAATCACAACGGTTGATTTAGGTGATGGTACTCCAGTACAAATTGTTTGCGGTGCAGCTAATGTGGCGGCTGGACAAAAAGTTCCTGTGGCTACTATCGGAACCAAATTGTTTGACAAAGACGGAGTTGAATTTGAAATCAAAAAAGGAAAAATTCGTGGACAAGAAAGTCACGGAATGATTTGTGCCGAAGATGAATTAGGTTTAGGGACTAGCCATGAAGGGATTATGATTTTAGATGACAAACTAAAACCAGGTACTCCTTGTGCGAAAGTCTTCAACATAGAAAATGATGAAGTGTTTGAAATTGGTTTAACGCCTAACCGTGCCGATGCTATGTCGCATTATGGTGTAGCGCGTGATTTGCGTGCGAGTTTACTACAAAAAAATAGCAACATCGAATTGATTACGCCTTCTGTGAGTACGTTCAGAATTGACAAAAGAACTTTGAAAATTGACGTGGATGTTAAAGACAGTAAATTAGCGCCAAGATATTGTGGGGTAACACTTTCGGGGATTACTGTAAAACCATCCCCTGCTTGGTTGCAAAACCGTTTGAAAGCTATTGGCTTGACTCCAAAAAATAATATTGTTGACGTTACTAATTATATTCTGCATGATTTAGGACAACCGCTTCATGCTTTTGATGCTTCTAAAATCAATGGAAAGCTGATTGTAAAAACGGTGGCGGCTGGAACCAAATTCACTACACTTGATGATGTAGAAAGAACTTTGAGCGAGGAAGACTTAATGATTTGCGACGAAAAAGGACCGCTTTGTTTGGCTGGTGTTTTTGGTGGTAAAAATTCAGGCGT
The window above is part of the Flavobacterium sp. N1994 genome. Proteins encoded here:
- a CDS encoding aldehyde dehydrogenase family protein, whose product is MSNLVQRPTFKDKYDNYIGGKFVPPASGQYFDVVSPVDGKVFTQAAHSNKEDLTLAVDTAYEAFKTWSKVSVTDRSNLLIKIAQVMEDNLAYLAAVETIDNGKAVRETLAADLPLAIDHFRYFAGVIRAEEGSVSELDETTVSLIVHEPIGVIAQIIPWNFPILMAVWKLAPALAAGNCVVLKPAENTPISIMVLMELIGHIVPVGVLNVVNGFGAELGRALVTNPKVAKAAFTGSTATGRMVMQYATENIVPVTLELGGKSPNIFFPSVMDADDEFLDKAVEGAVLYCLNQGEVCTCPSRLLVHEDIYDKFIAKVIERVAAVKTGNPLDPTVMMGAQASKVQRDKIMTYINLGKEEGAELLIGGAENKLGGDLDNGYYIQPTVFKGTNKMRIFQEEIFGPVLAVTTFKTTEEAIAIANDTLYGLGAGVWTRDAHELYQVPRAIHAGRVWVNSYHAYPAGAPFGGYKQSGIGRENHKMMLAHYRQTKNMLISYSKSKLGFF